From a single Ascaphus truei isolate aAscTru1 chromosome 2, aAscTru1.hap1, whole genome shotgun sequence genomic region:
- the LOC142488558 gene encoding transcription factor Sox-17-alpha-like: protein MSSPDAGYASDDQTQGRCSVPIMMPGLGHCQWAESLSPVGEGKVKSEAGSANPSSRGKAEARIRRPMNAFMVWAKDERKRLAQQNPDLHNAELSKMLGKSWKSLALAEKRPFVEEAEKLRVQHMQDHPNYKYRPRRRKQVKRMKRAENGYIHLSEQSDPAVMGSDGRMCLESFSLGYPDQTYHHSQLSQSGHYRDHQALGPHYDNYSLPTPETSPPDMAEADPVFFSSPVHEECQMMPYSYNATYFSHQDNIASSMLGRQMPQTEQMGQESSVHSMMGCHTSQEMYYGQMCLPNCTRHHHVAQAGQPSPPPESRQMGSIDHVQQTDILGDVDRTEFEQYLSYVAKSDIGIHFHGQEPTLPSAENGLISSVLSDASTAVYYCNYSNS, encoded by the exons ATGAGCAGCCCTGATGCTGGGTACGCCAGTGACGACCAGACCCAGGGAAGGTGCTCAGTACCAATCATGATGCCGGGGCTGGGTCACTGCCAGTGGGCTGAGTCTCTGAGCCCCGTGGGAGAGGGAAAGGTGAAGAGTGAAGCGGGATCCGCCAACCCCAGCAGCAGAGGGAAAGCTGAGGCTCGGATCCGCCGCCCTATGAACGCGTTCATGGTCTGGGCCAAGGACGAGCGCAAGAGACTGGCCCAGCAGAACCCGGACCTGCACAACGCGGAGCTCAGCAAGATGCTAG GCAAATCCTGGAAATCCCTGGCTCTGGCAGAGAAGCGCCCGTTTGTGGAAGAAGCGGAGAAGCTGAGAGTGCAGCACATGCAGGATCACCCCAACTACAAGTACAGACCCAGGAGAAGGAAGCAAGTCAAGAGGATGAAGAGAGCGGAGAACGGCTACATCCACCTCTCGGAGCAGTCAGATCCTGCGGTGATGGGCAGCGATGGGAGGATGTGTCTGGAGAGCTTCAGCCTTGGGTATCCTGATCAAACCTATCACCACAGTCAGCTCTCCCAGAGCGGTCACTACAGGGATCACCAGGCATTGGGTCCCCACTACGACAACTACAGTTTGCCCACCCCTGAAACATCACCACCGGACATGGCTGAGGCTGATCCTGTCTTTTTCTCTTCTCCTGTACATGAAGAGTGCCAGATGATGCCTTATAGCTACAATGCCACCTATTTTTCCCACCAAGACAACATTGCTAGTTCAATGTTGGGTAGGCAGATGCCACAGACTGAGCAAATGGGTCAAGAGAGCTCTGTCCATAGTATGATGGGATGTCACACCTCTCAAGAGATGTACTATGGCCAGATGTGCTTACCTAACTGTACCAGACATCATCATGTAGCACAAGCCGGGCAGCCCTCCCCACCTCCTGAGTCTCGCCAGATGGGCAGCATTGACCATGTACAACAAACTGATATTTTGGGCGATGTTGACCGGACTGAATTCGAGCAGTATCTGAGCTATGTAGCAAAATCAGATATAGGAATACATTTTCATGGGCAAGAGCCAACCTTGCCCAGTGCAGAGAATGGCCTCATTTCTTCTGTGCTTTCTGATGCAAGTACTGCAGTGTATTACTGCAATTATTCTAATTCATGA